One genomic window of Melanotaenia boesemani isolate fMelBoe1 chromosome 20, fMelBoe1.pri, whole genome shotgun sequence includes the following:
- the ubr1 gene encoding E3 ubiquitin-protein ligase UBR1 isoform X1, translating to MAESEKSVDGLELSKEWQEAVDSRAELLRYLKEQVPQIFCLKKEPSPQEEEELMQNRLLHPLECFLFGEDPQEGLEKLKHGSTSSQFCGRVFKEGETVYSCRDCAIDPTCVLCMDCFQDSVHKSHRYKMHASSGGGFCDCGDVEAWKIGPCCSKHDPGAATAMVMDDCVLEPEIYERAEKLFRILLRYITDFLVWEENFELSAELQPRTKENTYYCVLYNDEHHSYDHVIYTLQRSVNCDQNEAHMHTTLIDKEGRRAVKRGTLRSCQQAKDLIRSNSEHISLQPLRVEILHATVMAHQTFAVRLGSWFQKVIGYSVGFRQAFCQVALEPNVDRDRPCLISRLMLHDARMYKGSRKIVHELIFCSMLMDTEFKRLFAIEFTKYYKQLQKDFINDDHDRSISITALSVQIFTVPTLARQLIEEGNVIKVIVDTVMELLHEHLDGSNRFFFLGYNSDKFSRIQVIFHDLRYILISKPSVWTEELQKQFLKGFRVFLGLLKWMQGMEEVKRQLGQHIAVEPEWEAGFTLQIQLRHILAMFQDWCSSDDEILLLAFKECHSVLMQCDNQPFHREATDYYMCKHILHIRPYKVSQEPASIHLPLSRLLAGLYVLLCETGAIKHLDNAESYDFTQLAEHPLRCVVLAAQVSAEMWRRNGLSLVSQIYYYQDVKCRDEMYDKDVVMLQIAASKMDPNHFLMLILLRFELFEYFNGSCSSKDQDELMQWNRLTEEMLYLLIVIIGERYVPGISQVTKEDVTMREVIHLLCIEPMAHSSLVKNLPENESHETGLETVITKVATFKRPGVSGHGLYEVKKEQLVEFNPFFYHYSRSQHSKAEESQKKRRNQDGNDKVLRPPVPPAFCPAFSSIVRLLCCDIMIHILRHILQRAAEDRPNHWTEAMIQRALHLIGQALLEEKTQLEDSTMEEVTFNFSQKACAIGSEHGKSLFVLLSKIKTLPSLEAQKDMVTWLLQMFEIVKCLREKSSPTVSMSMETSKPEESAQDKEKAERKRKAEAAKLHRQKIMAQMSAMQKNFIESNRMLYDNMPESGTQGEPVASTENCAMEQRELCTAIGPQRGPTPAERDVLTCILCQEEQEVLPQAPAMVLTACVQRSTVLTQCRGKIPVNKTDGPGTYPLFMSPDLAVGTHTGSCGHVMHATCWQKYFEAVQNTTRNRLHAELIVDLENGEYLCPLCKSLCNTVVPLIPLEPLTFNYENAEIIRPHLTLPRWIQIISARIKGLKSVTQDNDLNAECSNDGGSGIGGTTGLYGEGQPDFRSILSFGVQEPRKFSDSIAEMLVVCATTVHRVGLKTAPNELCPRVPLMAWNTCAFTIQAIENILQEEDKPLFGSLQNRQLAGLKAIVQFSASQRLKSPMAAIQRHFTDMMGVLLPVMGRKNTPSILEIDCFHLLVGLVLSIPSLYQEESVDLQPSVVSSAYNHLYILHLVTMAHILQVLLTSTDFPAVGDGEETEEARAAAEFYTAVSQHTARLIPDLSGSSVAQRVKTGIEPFLRCAALFFNCLTGVHPPEELSSTSVGPRGQMEDLCTYLALPFNVFQLFQDYRDTVSPLLQKWCGSPAIAKALKGKTQLVSYPRKRNRLIDLPEDYSVLLNKASHFQCPKSAGDERKHPTLCLFCGAMLCSQSSCCVSKLDGEEVGACTAHAANCGAGVGMFLRIRECEIVLMASKTRGSTYPAPYLDDYGETDPHLGRGNPLHLCPERYKKLNQLWQQHCILEEIARSLEVVNVMFAFEWQML from the exons ATGGCGGAGAGTGAGAAATCCGTAGACGGACTAGAGCTCAGTAAG GAATGGCAGGAGGCTGTGGACAGCAGAGCAGAGCTGCTCCGCTACCTAAAGGAGCAGGTGCCACAGATCTTCTGCCTAAAGAAGGAGCCAAGCCCtcaggaagaagaagaactcaTGCAGAATCGTCTCCTCCACCCTCTGGAGTGCTTTTTGTTTGGAGAGGATCCTCAGGAGGGTCTGGAGAAGCTCAAGCATGGCAGCACCTCTTCCCAGTTCTGTGGACGTGTGTTCAAAGAGGGAGAGACAGTCTACTCCTGCAG GGATTGTGCAATAGATCCTACTTGTGTGCTGTGCATGGACTGCTTCCAGGATAGTGTGCACAAAAGCCATCGATACAAG atGCATGCATCATCAGGTGGGGGGTTCTGTGATTGTGGAGATGTAGAAGCCTGGAAGATTGGTCCTTGTTGCTCTAAACATGACCCAGGGGCTGCCACAGCCATGGTAATG GATGACTGTGTGCTGGAGCCTGAGATATATGAACGTGCTGAGAAGCTGTTCCGGATACTGCTGCGCTACATCACAGATTTTCTGGTGTGGGAAGAGAACTTTGAGCTATCTGCAGAACTCCAGCCTCG gacaaaagaaaatacatactACTGTGTACTGTACAATGATGAGCACCACTCATACGACCACGTGATCTACACCCTGCAGCGGTCTGTTAACTGCGATCAGAATGAAGCGCATATGCACACAACACTTATTGACAAGGAG GGTCGACGGGCAGTAAAGAGAGGAACTCTTCGTTCATGTCAACAAGCAAAAGATCTCATCAGG TCCAACTCCGAGCACATTTCCCTGCAGCCTCTGCGTGTAGAGATCTTGCATGCTACAGTAATGGCTCATCAAACCTTTGCTGTCCGCCTCGGCTCCTGGTTCCAGAAGGTCATTGGTTATTCAG TGGGCTTCCGGCAAGCCTTCTGTCAGGTGGCTTTGGAGCCAAACGTGGACAGAGACCGACCTTGTCTTATTAGCCGGCTCATGTTGCACGATGCCAGGATGTACAAAG GATCTCGCAAGATAGTTCATGAGCTGATTTTCTGTAGCATGTTGATGGACACTGAATTTAAGAGGCTTTTTGCAATCGAGTTTACAAag TACTACAAACAGCTGCAGAAGGATTTCATCAATGATGATCATGACAGGAGTATATCCATCACAGCTCTGTCTGTTCAGATCTTCACTGTTCCCACACTA gcCAGGCAGCTGATTGAAGAGGGCAATGTCATTAAAGTGATAGTTGATACAGTCATGGAACTGCTGCATGAACATCTTGACGGCAGCAATCGATTTTTCTTTCTGGGCTACAACTCAGACAAGTTCTCACGCATCCAGGTTATCTTCCATGACCTCAG ATATATTCTTATCAGTAAACCCTCAGTGTGGACTGAGGAGCTGCAGAAACAGTTCCTAAAGGGGTTCAGAGTTTTTCTTGGGCTTCTAAAGTGGATGCAG GGCATGGAGGAGGTGAAGCGGCAGCTTGGTCAACATATTGCTGTGGAGCCAGAGTGGGAAGCAGGCTTTACTCTCCAGATCCAGCTCCGCCACATTCTTGCTATGTTTCAGGACTGGTGTTCATCTGAT GATGAGATCTTGCTGCTTGCATTTAAAGAGTGCCACTCAGTGCTGATGCAATGTGACAACCAGCCCTTCCACAGGGAGGCCACTGACTACTATATGTGCAAACACATTCTCCACATTCGTCCATATAAAGTCTCTCAGGAGCCAGCCAGCATACACCTGCCGCTCTCCAGGCTACTGGCTG GCTTGTATGTACTTCTGTGTGAAACAGGGGCAATTAAACATCTGGATAATGCT GAAAGCTATGACTTCACTCAGCTTGCCGAGCATCCTCTGCGCTGTGTAGTGCTGGCCGCACAGGTCTCAGCTGAAATGTGGCGAAGAAACGGGCTGTCGTTGGTCAGCCAG ATCTACTACTATCAGGATGTAAAATGCAGGGACGAGATGTATGATAAAGATGTTGTCATGCTGCAG ATTGCTGCTTCCAAAATGGATCCAAACCACTTCCTGATGCTGATCCTGCTAAGATTCGAGCTCTTCGAGTACTTCAATGGAAGTTGCTCAAGTAAAGACCAG GATGAGCTAATGCAGTGGAATCGTTTGACAGAGGAGATGCTGTACCTGCTGATTGTCATCATTG GCGAGCGCTATGTTCCTGGGATCAGTCAGGTGACCAAAGAGGATGTGACAATGAGAGAGGTTATTCACCTGCTCTGCATTGAGCCCATGGCTCATAGCAGCCTAGTTAAAAACCTGCCAGAGAAC GAAAgccatgaaacaggcctggaaaCCGTGATCACCAAAGTTGCTACATTCAA AAGGCCAGGAGTGTCTGGGCATGGATTATATGAAGTGAAAAAAGAGCAACTAGTAGAGTTCAACCCTTTCTTCTACCATTATTCAAGATCTCAGCATAGCAAG gCAGAGGAGTCtcaaaagaagaggagaaatcAGGATGGCAATGATAAAG TTCTGCGCCCCCCAGTGCCTCCAGCCTTTTGCCCAGCTTTCTCCAGTATTGTGCGCCTCCTCTGCTGCGATATTATGATCCACATCCTGAGACACATCctgcagagagctgcagaaGACCGGCCCAATCACTGGACAGAAGCCATGATCCAGAGG GCCTTGCACCTGATTGGTCAGGCTTTGCTGGAGGAGAAAACACAGCTTGAGGATAGCACCATGGAGGAAGTAACTTTTAATTTCAGCCAAAAGGCCTGCG CAATTGGTTCAGAACATGGCAAGTCACTGTTTGTCTTGCTGTCCAAGATTAAGACTTTGCCTTCTCTTGAAGCTCAGAAAGACATGGTGACATGGCTTCTACAG ATGTTTGAGATTGTCAAGTGCCTTAGAGAGAAGTCCAGTCCGACAGTGTCCATGAGCATGGAAACGTCCAAGCCAGAAGag AGTGCTCAGgacaaagaaaaagctgagcGGAAAAGGAAAGCAGAGGCAGCTAAGCTTCACCGGCAGAAGATCATGGCCCAGATGTCTGCGATGCAGAAGAACTTTATTGAGTCAAACAGGATGCTGTATGACAACATGCCTGAGAGTGGCACACAAGGAGAACCTGTTGCATCTACTGAGAA ttgTGCCATGGAGCAGCGGGAACTTTGCACAGCCATTGGGCCTCAGAGAGGGCCCACCCCAGCTGAAAGGGATGTGCTAACTTGCATTCTCTgccaggaggagcaggaggtgCTACCTCAGGCTCCAGCCATGGTACTGACTGCATGTGTCCAAAGGTCTACTGTGCTGACACAGTGCCGTGGAAAGATACCGGTCAACAAAACAGATG GACCCGGGACATATCCCCTGTTCATGTCTCCTGATTTGGCTGTGGGGACCCACACTGGCAGCTGTGGACACGTCATGCATGCCACATGCTGGCAAAA ATATTTTGAGGCAGTTCAGAATACAACCAGGAACCGGCTCCATGCTGAACTGATCGTTGATTTGGAGAACGGAGAATACTTGTGTCCCTTGTGCAAGTCTCTGTGCAATACTGTGGTTCCACTCATCCCATTAGAACCACTAACCTTTAATTA tgaaaatgcagaaataataaGACCGCATTTGACTCTGCCTCGCTGGATCCAGATCATCTCGGccaggattaaaggactgaagTCAGTCACTCAGGATAACG ATTTGAATGCCGAATGTTCTAATGATGGTGGTAGTGGGATTGGTGGCACCACTGGGCTGTACGGAGAGGGCCAGCCAGACTTCAGGTCCATTCTGAGCTTTGGAGTACAGGAACC GAGAAAATTCTCAGACAGCATTGCAGAGATGCTGGTTGTGTGCGCCACCACAGTCCACAGGGTGGGACTGAAGACGGCACCCAATGAGCTGTGTCCCCGTGTGCCCCTCATGGCCTGGAACACATGTGCCTTCACTATTCAGGCCATAg AGAACATTTTGCAAGAAGAGGACAAACCACTGTTTGGATCCCTACAAAACAGACAg cttGCAGGTCTGAAGGCGATTGTTCAGTTTTCAGCATCACAAAGACTTAAGAGCCCCATGGCTGCCATCCAAAGACACTTCACTGACATGATGGGGG TCTTGCTTCCTGTCATGGGCAGAAAGAACACACCTTCTATTCTGGAGATAGACTGCTTCCATCTTCTG GTTGGATTGGTGTTGTCTATACCCTCACTTTATCAAGAGGAGAGTGTAGATTTACAGCCATCTGTTGTGAGCTCTGCCTACAATCACCTCTACATCTTGCATCTGGTCACCATGGCTCACATTTTGCAGGTCCTCTTGACTTCtacag ATTTTCCTGCTGTGGGGGATGGAGAGGAGACGGAGGAGgcaagagcagcagcagagttttACACAGCAGTATCTCAGCACACTGCCAG GTTGATTCCAGATTTGTCCGGCAGCTCTGTAGCACAAAGAGTGAAGACGGGAATTGAACCTTTCCTGCGCTGTGCTGCTCTCTTTTTCAACTGCCTTACAGGAGTACATCCTCCAGAGGAGCTTTCTAGTACTTCCG TTGGACCTCGAGGGCAGATGGAGGATCTATGCACTTACTTGGCACTACCCTTCAATGTGTTCCAGCTCTTCCAGGACTACAGGGACACCGTTTCCCCTCTGCTTCAGAA gtgGTGTGGGAGCCCAGCTATAGCGAAAGCTCTGAAAGGCAAAACCCAGCTTGTCAG TTATCCCAGGAaaaggaatcgtttgattgatCTTCCTGAGGATTACAGCGTTCTCCTCAATAAAGCCAGCCATTTTCA ATGTCCAAAATCAGCAGGTGATGAGAGGAAGCATCCAACTCTGTGCCTGTTTTGTGGGGCAATGCTGTGCTCGCAGAGCTCATGCTGTGTCAGCAAACTGGACGGGGAGGAAGTGGGGGCCTGCACTGCCCACGCTGCTAACTGTGGAGCTGGAGTGGGCATGTTCCTTAG GATAAGAGAGTGTGAAATCGTACTGATGGCCAGTAAGACTCGAGGAAGCACATACCCAGCTCCTTACCTGGATGACTATGGGGAGACTGATCCTCATCTTGG GAGGGGCAATCCATTGCACCTTTGTCCTGAGCGCTACAAGAAGCTGAACCAACTGTGGCAGCAGCACTGCATCCTGGAAGAAATCGCCCGCAGCCTGGAGGTGGTCAACGTTATGTTCGCCTTCGAGTGGCAGATGTTGTGA
- the ubr1 gene encoding E3 ubiquitin-protein ligase UBR1 isoform X2: protein MAESEKSVDGLELSKEWQEAVDSRAELLRYLKEQVPQIFCLKKEPSPQEEEELMQNRLLHPLECFLFGEDPQEGLEKLKHGSTSSQFCGRVFKEGETVYSCRDCAIDPTCVLCMDCFQDSVHKSHRYKMHASSGGGFCDCGDVEAWKIGPCCSKHDPGAATAMDDCVLEPEIYERAEKLFRILLRYITDFLVWEENFELSAELQPRTKENTYYCVLYNDEHHSYDHVIYTLQRSVNCDQNEAHMHTTLIDKEGRRAVKRGTLRSCQQAKDLIRSNSEHISLQPLRVEILHATVMAHQTFAVRLGSWFQKVIGYSVGFRQAFCQVALEPNVDRDRPCLISRLMLHDARMYKGSRKIVHELIFCSMLMDTEFKRLFAIEFTKYYKQLQKDFINDDHDRSISITALSVQIFTVPTLARQLIEEGNVIKVIVDTVMELLHEHLDGSNRFFFLGYNSDKFSRIQVIFHDLRYILISKPSVWTEELQKQFLKGFRVFLGLLKWMQGMEEVKRQLGQHIAVEPEWEAGFTLQIQLRHILAMFQDWCSSDDEILLLAFKECHSVLMQCDNQPFHREATDYYMCKHILHIRPYKVSQEPASIHLPLSRLLAGLYVLLCETGAIKHLDNAESYDFTQLAEHPLRCVVLAAQVSAEMWRRNGLSLVSQIYYYQDVKCRDEMYDKDVVMLQIAASKMDPNHFLMLILLRFELFEYFNGSCSSKDQDELMQWNRLTEEMLYLLIVIIGERYVPGISQVTKEDVTMREVIHLLCIEPMAHSSLVKNLPENESHETGLETVITKVATFKRPGVSGHGLYEVKKEQLVEFNPFFYHYSRSQHSKAEESQKKRRNQDGNDKVLRPPVPPAFCPAFSSIVRLLCCDIMIHILRHILQRAAEDRPNHWTEAMIQRALHLIGQALLEEKTQLEDSTMEEVTFNFSQKACAIGSEHGKSLFVLLSKIKTLPSLEAQKDMVTWLLQMFEIVKCLREKSSPTVSMSMETSKPEESAQDKEKAERKRKAEAAKLHRQKIMAQMSAMQKNFIESNRMLYDNMPESGTQGEPVASTENCAMEQRELCTAIGPQRGPTPAERDVLTCILCQEEQEVLPQAPAMVLTACVQRSTVLTQCRGKIPVNKTDGPGTYPLFMSPDLAVGTHTGSCGHVMHATCWQKYFEAVQNTTRNRLHAELIVDLENGEYLCPLCKSLCNTVVPLIPLEPLTFNYENAEIIRPHLTLPRWIQIISARIKGLKSVTQDNDLNAECSNDGGSGIGGTTGLYGEGQPDFRSILSFGVQEPRKFSDSIAEMLVVCATTVHRVGLKTAPNELCPRVPLMAWNTCAFTIQAIENILQEEDKPLFGSLQNRQLAGLKAIVQFSASQRLKSPMAAIQRHFTDMMGVLLPVMGRKNTPSILEIDCFHLLVGLVLSIPSLYQEESVDLQPSVVSSAYNHLYILHLVTMAHILQVLLTSTDFPAVGDGEETEEARAAAEFYTAVSQHTARLIPDLSGSSVAQRVKTGIEPFLRCAALFFNCLTGVHPPEELSSTSVGPRGQMEDLCTYLALPFNVFQLFQDYRDTVSPLLQKWCGSPAIAKALKGKTQLVSYPRKRNRLIDLPEDYSVLLNKASHFQCPKSAGDERKHPTLCLFCGAMLCSQSSCCVSKLDGEEVGACTAHAANCGAGVGMFLRIRECEIVLMASKTRGSTYPAPYLDDYGETDPHLGRGNPLHLCPERYKKLNQLWQQHCILEEIARSLEVVNVMFAFEWQML from the exons ATGGCGGAGAGTGAGAAATCCGTAGACGGACTAGAGCTCAGTAAG GAATGGCAGGAGGCTGTGGACAGCAGAGCAGAGCTGCTCCGCTACCTAAAGGAGCAGGTGCCACAGATCTTCTGCCTAAAGAAGGAGCCAAGCCCtcaggaagaagaagaactcaTGCAGAATCGTCTCCTCCACCCTCTGGAGTGCTTTTTGTTTGGAGAGGATCCTCAGGAGGGTCTGGAGAAGCTCAAGCATGGCAGCACCTCTTCCCAGTTCTGTGGACGTGTGTTCAAAGAGGGAGAGACAGTCTACTCCTGCAG GGATTGTGCAATAGATCCTACTTGTGTGCTGTGCATGGACTGCTTCCAGGATAGTGTGCACAAAAGCCATCGATACAAG atGCATGCATCATCAGGTGGGGGGTTCTGTGATTGTGGAGATGTAGAAGCCTGGAAGATTGGTCCTTGTTGCTCTAAACATGACCCAGGGGCTGCCACAGCCATG GATGACTGTGTGCTGGAGCCTGAGATATATGAACGTGCTGAGAAGCTGTTCCGGATACTGCTGCGCTACATCACAGATTTTCTGGTGTGGGAAGAGAACTTTGAGCTATCTGCAGAACTCCAGCCTCG gacaaaagaaaatacatactACTGTGTACTGTACAATGATGAGCACCACTCATACGACCACGTGATCTACACCCTGCAGCGGTCTGTTAACTGCGATCAGAATGAAGCGCATATGCACACAACACTTATTGACAAGGAG GGTCGACGGGCAGTAAAGAGAGGAACTCTTCGTTCATGTCAACAAGCAAAAGATCTCATCAGG TCCAACTCCGAGCACATTTCCCTGCAGCCTCTGCGTGTAGAGATCTTGCATGCTACAGTAATGGCTCATCAAACCTTTGCTGTCCGCCTCGGCTCCTGGTTCCAGAAGGTCATTGGTTATTCAG TGGGCTTCCGGCAAGCCTTCTGTCAGGTGGCTTTGGAGCCAAACGTGGACAGAGACCGACCTTGTCTTATTAGCCGGCTCATGTTGCACGATGCCAGGATGTACAAAG GATCTCGCAAGATAGTTCATGAGCTGATTTTCTGTAGCATGTTGATGGACACTGAATTTAAGAGGCTTTTTGCAATCGAGTTTACAAag TACTACAAACAGCTGCAGAAGGATTTCATCAATGATGATCATGACAGGAGTATATCCATCACAGCTCTGTCTGTTCAGATCTTCACTGTTCCCACACTA gcCAGGCAGCTGATTGAAGAGGGCAATGTCATTAAAGTGATAGTTGATACAGTCATGGAACTGCTGCATGAACATCTTGACGGCAGCAATCGATTTTTCTTTCTGGGCTACAACTCAGACAAGTTCTCACGCATCCAGGTTATCTTCCATGACCTCAG ATATATTCTTATCAGTAAACCCTCAGTGTGGACTGAGGAGCTGCAGAAACAGTTCCTAAAGGGGTTCAGAGTTTTTCTTGGGCTTCTAAAGTGGATGCAG GGCATGGAGGAGGTGAAGCGGCAGCTTGGTCAACATATTGCTGTGGAGCCAGAGTGGGAAGCAGGCTTTACTCTCCAGATCCAGCTCCGCCACATTCTTGCTATGTTTCAGGACTGGTGTTCATCTGAT GATGAGATCTTGCTGCTTGCATTTAAAGAGTGCCACTCAGTGCTGATGCAATGTGACAACCAGCCCTTCCACAGGGAGGCCACTGACTACTATATGTGCAAACACATTCTCCACATTCGTCCATATAAAGTCTCTCAGGAGCCAGCCAGCATACACCTGCCGCTCTCCAGGCTACTGGCTG GCTTGTATGTACTTCTGTGTGAAACAGGGGCAATTAAACATCTGGATAATGCT GAAAGCTATGACTTCACTCAGCTTGCCGAGCATCCTCTGCGCTGTGTAGTGCTGGCCGCACAGGTCTCAGCTGAAATGTGGCGAAGAAACGGGCTGTCGTTGGTCAGCCAG ATCTACTACTATCAGGATGTAAAATGCAGGGACGAGATGTATGATAAAGATGTTGTCATGCTGCAG ATTGCTGCTTCCAAAATGGATCCAAACCACTTCCTGATGCTGATCCTGCTAAGATTCGAGCTCTTCGAGTACTTCAATGGAAGTTGCTCAAGTAAAGACCAG GATGAGCTAATGCAGTGGAATCGTTTGACAGAGGAGATGCTGTACCTGCTGATTGTCATCATTG GCGAGCGCTATGTTCCTGGGATCAGTCAGGTGACCAAAGAGGATGTGACAATGAGAGAGGTTATTCACCTGCTCTGCATTGAGCCCATGGCTCATAGCAGCCTAGTTAAAAACCTGCCAGAGAAC GAAAgccatgaaacaggcctggaaaCCGTGATCACCAAAGTTGCTACATTCAA AAGGCCAGGAGTGTCTGGGCATGGATTATATGAAGTGAAAAAAGAGCAACTAGTAGAGTTCAACCCTTTCTTCTACCATTATTCAAGATCTCAGCATAGCAAG gCAGAGGAGTCtcaaaagaagaggagaaatcAGGATGGCAATGATAAAG TTCTGCGCCCCCCAGTGCCTCCAGCCTTTTGCCCAGCTTTCTCCAGTATTGTGCGCCTCCTCTGCTGCGATATTATGATCCACATCCTGAGACACATCctgcagagagctgcagaaGACCGGCCCAATCACTGGACAGAAGCCATGATCCAGAGG GCCTTGCACCTGATTGGTCAGGCTTTGCTGGAGGAGAAAACACAGCTTGAGGATAGCACCATGGAGGAAGTAACTTTTAATTTCAGCCAAAAGGCCTGCG CAATTGGTTCAGAACATGGCAAGTCACTGTTTGTCTTGCTGTCCAAGATTAAGACTTTGCCTTCTCTTGAAGCTCAGAAAGACATGGTGACATGGCTTCTACAG ATGTTTGAGATTGTCAAGTGCCTTAGAGAGAAGTCCAGTCCGACAGTGTCCATGAGCATGGAAACGTCCAAGCCAGAAGag AGTGCTCAGgacaaagaaaaagctgagcGGAAAAGGAAAGCAGAGGCAGCTAAGCTTCACCGGCAGAAGATCATGGCCCAGATGTCTGCGATGCAGAAGAACTTTATTGAGTCAAACAGGATGCTGTATGACAACATGCCTGAGAGTGGCACACAAGGAGAACCTGTTGCATCTACTGAGAA ttgTGCCATGGAGCAGCGGGAACTTTGCACAGCCATTGGGCCTCAGAGAGGGCCCACCCCAGCTGAAAGGGATGTGCTAACTTGCATTCTCTgccaggaggagcaggaggtgCTACCTCAGGCTCCAGCCATGGTACTGACTGCATGTGTCCAAAGGTCTACTGTGCTGACACAGTGCCGTGGAAAGATACCGGTCAACAAAACAGATG GACCCGGGACATATCCCCTGTTCATGTCTCCTGATTTGGCTGTGGGGACCCACACTGGCAGCTGTGGACACGTCATGCATGCCACATGCTGGCAAAA ATATTTTGAGGCAGTTCAGAATACAACCAGGAACCGGCTCCATGCTGAACTGATCGTTGATTTGGAGAACGGAGAATACTTGTGTCCCTTGTGCAAGTCTCTGTGCAATACTGTGGTTCCACTCATCCCATTAGAACCACTAACCTTTAATTA tgaaaatgcagaaataataaGACCGCATTTGACTCTGCCTCGCTGGATCCAGATCATCTCGGccaggattaaaggactgaagTCAGTCACTCAGGATAACG ATTTGAATGCCGAATGTTCTAATGATGGTGGTAGTGGGATTGGTGGCACCACTGGGCTGTACGGAGAGGGCCAGCCAGACTTCAGGTCCATTCTGAGCTTTGGAGTACAGGAACC GAGAAAATTCTCAGACAGCATTGCAGAGATGCTGGTTGTGTGCGCCACCACAGTCCACAGGGTGGGACTGAAGACGGCACCCAATGAGCTGTGTCCCCGTGTGCCCCTCATGGCCTGGAACACATGTGCCTTCACTATTCAGGCCATAg AGAACATTTTGCAAGAAGAGGACAAACCACTGTTTGGATCCCTACAAAACAGACAg cttGCAGGTCTGAAGGCGATTGTTCAGTTTTCAGCATCACAAAGACTTAAGAGCCCCATGGCTGCCATCCAAAGACACTTCACTGACATGATGGGGG TCTTGCTTCCTGTCATGGGCAGAAAGAACACACCTTCTATTCTGGAGATAGACTGCTTCCATCTTCTG GTTGGATTGGTGTTGTCTATACCCTCACTTTATCAAGAGGAGAGTGTAGATTTACAGCCATCTGTTGTGAGCTCTGCCTACAATCACCTCTACATCTTGCATCTGGTCACCATGGCTCACATTTTGCAGGTCCTCTTGACTTCtacag ATTTTCCTGCTGTGGGGGATGGAGAGGAGACGGAGGAGgcaagagcagcagcagagttttACACAGCAGTATCTCAGCACACTGCCAG GTTGATTCCAGATTTGTCCGGCAGCTCTGTAGCACAAAGAGTGAAGACGGGAATTGAACCTTTCCTGCGCTGTGCTGCTCTCTTTTTCAACTGCCTTACAGGAGTACATCCTCCAGAGGAGCTTTCTAGTACTTCCG TTGGACCTCGAGGGCAGATGGAGGATCTATGCACTTACTTGGCACTACCCTTCAATGTGTTCCAGCTCTTCCAGGACTACAGGGACACCGTTTCCCCTCTGCTTCAGAA gtgGTGTGGGAGCCCAGCTATAGCGAAAGCTCTGAAAGGCAAAACCCAGCTTGTCAG TTATCCCAGGAaaaggaatcgtttgattgatCTTCCTGAGGATTACAGCGTTCTCCTCAATAAAGCCAGCCATTTTCA ATGTCCAAAATCAGCAGGTGATGAGAGGAAGCATCCAACTCTGTGCCTGTTTTGTGGGGCAATGCTGTGCTCGCAGAGCTCATGCTGTGTCAGCAAACTGGACGGGGAGGAAGTGGGGGCCTGCACTGCCCACGCTGCTAACTGTGGAGCTGGAGTGGGCATGTTCCTTAG GATAAGAGAGTGTGAAATCGTACTGATGGCCAGTAAGACTCGAGGAAGCACATACCCAGCTCCTTACCTGGATGACTATGGGGAGACTGATCCTCATCTTGG GAGGGGCAATCCATTGCACCTTTGTCCTGAGCGCTACAAGAAGCTGAACCAACTGTGGCAGCAGCACTGCATCCTGGAAGAAATCGCCCGCAGCCTGGAGGTGGTCAACGTTATGTTCGCCTTCGAGTGGCAGATGTTGTGA